The sequence CATTTAGTAAGTGATCAAGTAATTTAAGActaatatttttagaaagatGGGACAAAAGGAATAgttttttagataatatatactTATTGTGAAATGCTtaagaagataaaaataaacaGACAATTTTACTAATTCACCCCTTAAAAACTTCTTGGGAAACAAACAAATTTGAtcagtttaaaaataaattcatcgcatgtgtaatataaaaaaataattaatattttcttgatttagtaaaatgaacaacaaatatgaaaaatatttttagtataataaTCAACTAATATGGGACTAACCCATTTATAGCCGTTCCAGTCCACCTGTCTATAAAATATTGGAACAAACATTTCTTAATGGATTTGTTGATACGCAATCTAATTGGGTTTATAAACAATGACAAACTGCTTAATTAGACTaatatttttaggtttttgaaCTCGCAGCTGGAAATTAAATGACCTAACATAGATACCCTTTCTGTTCAGCTAAGAGAATATTCAGTCcaacaattaaataactttatgTACTTTCGACAAAATGACAAATGAAATTAAGTTAATGTTTAATACTTATTAGTACCTATTTAAAACAAAACTAGCAGCTTACATTGACTTAGATGTGGCATATAATATACTCTTTCCAGTCTAAATAGTGTTTAAtcgaataataaatatatttggtttGCAAAATGATTAAGTCATTTAAAAAcgaaaaagaattatatttgtttttgtactagtaatttatatattgaaaGAATATAACGATGCACATAACATATGTTCTTTGTATGAGAATTCAGTAGTGCTTTGATTTGCCATAGGGATTAGTATTAGGgttaaagtttgaaaaattattttttaattttttataacatGAGTGTAAGTTTGAAAGTTGAGGGAAAGTTTTAACTTTTGTGGGGAAAAAGAATTTAATTGTGGGGAAGTGAGCCAAATGATACCTTTTAACAGTTgaataataaaagtattaatcgcattaagaaaaaaaaaatagatacatcaaatttgaagtaataaagaaaaaaaatcagacgtttaattttgatattaaatcaaattatcCAAATATACTCTGTACTATCTGACATCGTTTCAAATTTTGGTTCATGCTCTCCAACAATGTCcctagaaaataataataataagttaataGTTTATCACTTATAAATGTTAAATTAGGCTTTGGATCTTAGCTCAAAGACAGTTCAGACCCTGCTCTAATATCATATTAAATCAAGTCTTAACTTAGTTCAAAGGAAAGAGAATTATTCAAATCTTATAACGAATTCATTTATCTCATTAATTAACAatctaaaactttttattattttttaatagcaAGTCCCTATATTTAACACAGCCAAACTACAACATAAATAACTTCAAATAGTTTCACAAATTAGattgatattattataataagatATCAATAATTTTCTAGTATGAATATACACTATACTCTATACATAGGTGCATAATTCAGATGAGCAAATATTATATTGGGTTATTTCTTatctaaataatataatataatactcctacaaatacaatatgaaaaccaagatgaaaaaaaaaatctcagaAACATTGACTGACACAACTAAGACTTTGGTTTCCCACCATAAGCTTGCTGACAAATCGACGTAGATTTCTGTGATTTCAAGCAAAGTTGCGAAGAAATCGGACATTTTTGTAAACAATTATCTCCTAAACTGCCGGTAACTGAAGTTTCCCGGCCGAAAAATCCCGCCGGCGGTGATCCATTCAAGAAATTACCGTCAAGATACAACCTTTTCAACGTCGCCTTTTTGCTATACTGCAACGGAATCGGCCCCCGGAACTTGTTATACCTCAATGTCAACGACGACAATCGAGGGAAAATCGCGAAATTGACCGGTAAATATCCTTCGATTTTGTTGAAACCCAAATCGACGGCGACAAGGTCGCTGTTCAAATTAACAACATTTGAGATCTTGACGAGTGTAAAGCTGTTGTTCGCCATGTCGATTTGTTGCAACGAAGGTAACTGAAAGAACCAAGTTTCAATAGTTCCAAATAACGAATTTTCACTAAGCTCCACAACTTCCAGTTGATTTAACCCATAAAACGACGATTTCAATAGAGGCCCAGATAACGAATTAGCCTTCGCTGCAAGTTCTAGTAGATTTGGGGGTAATTTTGGGAGTGACCCAGTTAGCTTATTGTAACTAAGATCAAGTCTTCTCAAGCTTGTTAACTCATTCATCGAATTTGGTAACCCAGAAATCAAATTATGAGAAAGATCAAGAGAAAGCAGAGATTTTAAAGAAGTAAGCGAAGGTGGGACTGACCCAGAAAATGAATTGAGTcgaagaaccaggttcttgagATTTGGTAAAGAAGACAGAGAAGAAGGAATTGGACCATAGAAATTGTTGTTCTGAAGATCAAGAGTAACAAGTTGAGTGAGTTTAGAAACTAACGGAGAAAGAGTCCCTGTGTAACCAGCAGGATCAAGCGTAAGTTCAGTTACTCTGTTTCCAGAGCTACAAGAAAGGCCACAAGTGAAATGGGTAACACGAGGAACAGAGCAAGGGTCTGTAGTGAAATTCCAAGAACCTAAACAAGAATATGAAGGAATAGAGGAAGGTTTAATTGCGGCTTTAAAAGCTTGAAGAGCAAGTATGTCTGTAGAAGGAGGAATTGATTGAACTGatgaaagtaaaaaaagaaagagaaagaagaaaacagaGGTTCTTGATTTTGACATGTTTGAAAAATGGCTACAAAAATGATCAATGTATTTTGGTTTTGTAATGGAGGGTTCTCGTGGTTTAGGCACAGTGTGGGGCCTTTTGATGATATCTTTGTACAATTAGCTGGAGAGCAGTATATATATACAGGGAATAGGATTAACAAAGCTATAATTTGTTTTAACTGGtgattaattaaaagaaatagtgtATTTATATATTGGATTTGCTGTCATTTGGTTTAATTTAAGGGTCATACATTATAGGGTTGGTGAGCAGGTGGTTCCTAAACAAATAGgaatcataaaaatattcagCATCCCTATGATTATAAGATCATTAATAAATCAACTTTACTGTCTAAAAAGGATAATATGTATACGAATCATGCACTATTATTTATGAGTTATTTGTACATTTGATCGAGTACTTAAAATACGTCTTACGAACACATGTATTGGGTAGCTCTACGTGATAAAGAAGATGACAAAGTGGAGAATGTAAATTGATTAGGTGAGGGATAGATTATGCATTTGAAGAGTGGGAAGAATATGATGGTCTGGCGAATGGCCCAGAAGACGGTGCATTATTGTTTCCATAAAGTTTAACAAATCTCTGCAATTATTCTATTTATCAAACACAAATTAGATGTATGAATAGAAGTTATTATTCATAAATACttctaatgatttttttatgattacaTCTGTATAAATAGATGGTTTTGCTAATTACTCGATTACAAATCTGGTAGGTGCGCCTTGGAGAAGTTGGCATTGACTCGAGGAGACgttaaaataaactttttttgatagatttatAATTTTAACCGTCTTTAACAATATTATACGTTACATCACACCGATTAAAAGTGTTTCATAACATGTTTACGAAAAATACTGTAATGGAAAGCAATGATAAAACTTACAGATCCCAAAACCAAGTAAGATTGATTTTGCGTAAAAAGGTGGTTACCCGTTTTATTGTGAAAAAAGCTTTAAGttaccttttcctttttttctaaaTGGAATATTTTAGTGATAACATGTTAGAATCGCACTAagtttatgtgcattatttttGTCGTTTTCCCTATTATAAGAtgggtaaaaataaaataaaatgattttgacaGGAAGGAATCTAGTAGggttagagcctgtttggctcagcttaaaagctgatcaaactgacttaaaagttgattattgacttatttagctgtttggcaatactcaaaataacttattttaagttaaaaaaacttattttaagccgaAAGTTAAAAGCTGGCTTATAatctgttttaagttgaccacatttttatctttttgcatttaataattttatacaatctccaaattacccacataaccctaacatctctttcttctatttttctcttttcacgtttggcatagcaacgtcagcacttttatccaacgcataactgcttattttaaaaataaatttcaacactttcaaaagtatttttttaaagttgattttattaagcccatccaaacgggcccttagtagagggattttttaatttttatttttcatagtttgCAGTAATTGTGATGTTTATATCcacaaaaatctaaaaatgGTGGGGTAGAGAGTGATAGTGTTGTTCTTTTACAAGAGTACCGACGCTTCGTCAACATCATTCCGCATGCGTCTTGCCTACCGCAATTACTAAATACTGTCCGACGCCATTCTTTGTCCACCAAAACTTGGGCCTTTATTATCAATcgcacaaaataaattttatttatttcatctttattacgttataattttataatttttgaagttaaattatacttcaattgacACAAGTTTGTAAGAAATTTAAGTTTGAACTCATAACTTGAAATTGGGTTCTGAATGCTCTAACGATATAAGTTGTCATGGATTAGGTTGTTTAACTTGTTATGCCTTGTAAAACATTGTCTTATAATGTGataccaataaataaacttatATCTTGCAATCTATTTTTTGCCAtgttaagatattttttattatttttttaatactttaaaaaatGTTGAGTAACTATAATTAAGGATCATAATTATAAATGCGAATGACCCATCCAAATTTGGCAACCCCGACACTCCTAACCCACAAATATATGGTAGTTAAACCGTCgttaagaaaattaaagtgcctatttgataaattaatgatgtCAACTTTAAAGGGTTATGAAGAAATTATTAGCTAAATAAATGTCATATGATAGTATAGcgttaaaaaaattcatatgacataatcatatattaaataaactttctatttttcaattgatatgatgtaaaaaatattttttaaatggtgATAGTGATTATCACCCATATCTAATGACTATGGGATAGAGAAACACTcgcaattcaaattttaattatctattatacataacaataatcataacaagtacattaacaaataaatatgcaTAGATTTcgaaatttctttttaacatAAATAGTATTTTTGAATTGCTGGCATCAAAAGTTGCATGAATGATTCGTAAGGTATATATGCATATCTAATATATCCAAAATAACCAAATTTTATCAAGAAATATTACCTTTTTAAGCCACGAGaagtttatttttaagatatcaaattaatgataattttttattaaaaaaaaatcctaacaACATATAAGTAAAGTTTCGCTAAGTAAAGAGTAGTTGTAGAATAGTGATGTTTGGTAAATATTTCATAAAGCGGAATAAATCATGGAATAGCTAATATCTCAAGCTactaattagtaaaaaaattattcaaattttttttgcaattcataaccaaaataaataaatttaatgattttaaacaAAACATACCACActtaataagttaaaatataaaatatatatcattcaATTTTCAGATTTCAATTGAGGAAAAACAACTTATACCAAAAATAATCATTTCAACTTGTCTTTGCGTCATGTTTATAGATATTCTATTTGATCCCTTGTCTACAAGTAGgatttctcaaaagaaaatattagttTGTAGTATTTACAAATATACTTAAAAGGAACACGTTATTTAACGTGTTATATATTTTACaggaaatatctttttttttaaaaaaaatcaaattatattgttgttgttatacttttttttgtttcatgatataaattctttcttatttttccaaataaataccatataaattttatatatatttattataaaattttaaattattatattgctCTCGTAAATATCCCATatagagtttaaataaatacttttatcctttatttttatgtttagctaaaaaatattcatataatagATTTTATCTACCACCATTTCTATCGTTACAACTGGAGCTTCCGAATAATAGATAAAAGAAATCAACAATTATGTTCATTAATATATGCGACAAGCAAATACAAATAACcgattaaaaaattcaataattacaatagccgcaatcacaatcacaaacacaataatttttaaagccatacattttttctttttagatggcttgaattatcatttaaattttgtacAATTCATagtgaataataattataattttaaattatatatttaaagtgacgcaaattaaaaaaaataaaaattattaatcgGGTATGGAAGTAATATAAATGTCAATAATATATTTCTagatatcatattatattagaaaataatatattaaaaatttaattgatgattttatatggttataatatgttaattataattactaTGTAGTACTTATAATattaaaacaagtaaaaaataatagttctcCAAAACcttactaaattaatataagtgGTTTATACGTgagattttcttttgattaaattaaaattatatattttactaaatttacagatcaaatttattaaattcacttaaaaaataaatttacaatatCACAATATCTTACAAAATAATATACCATTAGAATCcatttaaaataagtcataCATAAAGTACAACGCATGTGTACGATTCATCGtaaattagttttattttttgttaaatgattcatagtaaaaaaaaatcaagatttcaattattgtttgtaaaataaatttattatacataatgtttattattttttaataatcataTACTATTCGCAAtatctttattaaaaatattaaatgtatgatagtgaaaaaataaactatataaGTAacattttgaaactttttgaaaCCGTACCAAAATATGAATTCTAAGTGAAAAGgtgtcaaaaaaataataatgataaattatcaAATACGTAAAATATCATATGAGTAGAAAATAAATCTTTACACAtgtactcaatttttttttcagtcGTAACAACGCTGAAACTTTTAATTTAGATGCAATAAAGAAAGTTAAAGATGAGTTTcaactaatttaaattttaaccaaaaaaagatataatagaATACTAATttgtttataatattaatagaaatatatatttatataaaagtcttttgaaattatattatcttattGAAATGAGTGATTTTTTTCCTATTACTGCCCAAGTTGAGACTGATAAAAGAATTATTTCAGAGAAATTGTCAATTTCACTGATATTGATTTAATAAGATTTTAGTATAGTAATTTTTCAGTTgaggtaaaataaaaatatacagtaaataattaacaacttcAATTTTCAATAACGGGTAgttaaaacaaatttttaaatGCTATGATTAATTacctatatttcttttttttttcttggttataaatatgaattaggtAATAATGTAAAAAAGGTAGTGTAATAAAACATAAGGTAGCGTAAATTCCACACGCTTTACAatctcaaatatttataaatagcAGACCATCCCCCATTCCCCCATAATGCAAAGTAAGAATACTCTCTGCCATTAAAGTAAGCTTTCTCTCTCGATGAATTTTCGCATTGTGATTTTCATATGTATTCTTGGATTCTTAGGATAGTTTGATTGCATCTTAggtttttttagggttttatgTTGGAGAATTGGACTTCCTGATGTTTCTTGATTGACATTCAAGATGTAATTGATATTCTTTTGCCTAAGTGATTAACTATGTTCAAGAATTTACCATgtttttagtgattttttttatcaagattCTATAATGTCTCGTCTTTATCGAAGAATGTATGGTACCTATATGTTTTGGTCACTACTTTTAGAGGGTTGTAATTGTTTGTGGAATTTTAATGGTGAAGTACTTGGTTAAGATCAAATAGATTTCTGggttatttattgtttttgttttttctttaaaatataccAAGAGTTGAATGCTGCTGTTATGAGATTGGAATTTGGATGGTattgtttcattttttcctaaaatatatgaagattgaTAATCACTGTTTGTTGCATTCGACTTAAAGTATGCtttctatctttttctttttttgatggATTTCATACTGtgatttcaagattttcttgatatttCTTGACTGAAATTGTATAATGTAATTGATATTGTTTTGCTTTAGTGGTTTATTATGTTCAAGAATTTACAATTTTCTAATGAATTTTTACCAATAGAACTGAAAAACTTCTCCATCTCCTCTACATTTTTTGTTCCGTAATGTTAATAAAGATACATCTGTGTTTTCGTCTACAATGTTCTCttgttttcttcaaaatatgttgatgattctctCTTCATTTGATCCATCATATGGTTTTAGTATGGAGTACTAGAGGGGCTTTGCAGCTTTGAGGAGGCCTGTTCCAATATAACAGTAGTTTTTGAGGGATTCAGGGATGAATATTTCACTTCTAGTATATTCAGAAAGATCGATTATGGCTGGCTAAGGTGTAACTTTACAATGAATAAAGGTGTTCACATTATcctatttttcttcacatatAGAACATATCTGTTGCAAATTATCATTCCTTTTCTCTGCAGACTGTGTTTGAGAATAGGGAATACTTTTGAGTTAACAATTTTCATAACCCTAAGAAACCAGGACAACGGtcataagttttattttttgttttgataaagTATACTTTCTATTATTTCTCATCACCTCTCTTCACTGCGTCGGAAAATCAATGAGTTGTAATGGACGGATGAAGAaatgtttgaaaaatgaatgtgTTGGCTTGGTACCCCTGAAAATAGCCTCTTTCCCCTTATTTCCTTTTGTTGCACTCATCAGGTTCCTATATTCGGGCACACAATTGcccttaaaatttatttaaaaaaatcacgaCCCCAATAATTACATGGCCCTAAGTTGTAATCATTTCAACTCAAATATGTCTCGAAGTGGTAGAAAGGGAGAGAATGCTAATAGTTCTGGACTAGCTTATTTGATAGAAGTATAACAAAATGCTTAAAGTTTGGTCTGATATCTATAAAATGTAGTCTACTTGTCGAATTGCTGGACCCACATCTTATTAAGTATTGATCAGAAAATTGTCAAATACATTTTTTGTTGCAGAAGATATTAGTCTGGTTGTGGCAGtcagttgaattttttttttttggtctgaTCTTGCCAAACTGTTGAGCTGTGTTGGCCTATGCTTTCTAACTATAGTTGTTTCATATAAGTGTGGACTATCTTTGAGTAAAGCTGCTTCTCCAAGGAGGTGAAACgaaattttagtttattttaccttttattaGTCTATTTTAAAATGGTTGAAATAATGAGCATTTATCCCTCTTTATAACTGTAGGCTGGTTATGTTGGCGAGGATGTGGAATATGTATTATCCAAATGAGAGGTATGCATGATGCTTTAATagcatttgattttttttttattctattcaTGTCCGCGCTGCTTAGTTGAGCGCATTTCATTAATGGTACTTCAGAGCGGAGTTGTGATTTTGGGAGTTCAAAATGGTACTCAGTTTTTTAAAAGGTGATTCTTAGTATATTGTGTGATTTCACTATACAAGATTGAACATGATGTAAAATAATCAGTTTTCCTGTTTCCAGCAATATCGCAAAAAGATAGACGCAAGTTGCACAAAGTTCAACTATGTTCTTAANTATTTTTTGCATATGTACTCCTTTTTCTTCCTCACTTGTTTCCAGCAATATCGCAAAAAGATAGACGCAAGTTGAACAAAGTTCAAATATGTTCTTAATATTGATACTATCATTATATAACTTGTTTTACCTTGTGCAATCTTTTCAATGTACTTTTTGTCTCCAGTATTTCTGATATACCATTGGACAGTCATTCTCTGTGTAAAAATCTTGATGGCTTCtcttgttcatttttttaaggCTTTCTTTGGGTTTTTCCTGTTTCTGATTATGTTTTGGTGATTTTGCAATTTCATTTTACATTACTGATGGCAAACAGATATCTACTGCTTCTTCTAGCATCACAGTTTGCAATGTTATTACTGACATCGTAGATGTGCGCTAGCTGGTTGCCTAAAAGTACTTACCTTGTGTTCTTTTCTAGGCAATTTATGTGTTTCCACTTTCCATTTGATGACCATTCAGAAAGTATAACGTAATAGAGTAAATATGATTTGTAATTGGAATATGGAAGCAGATGTTTAATTCTActgcaaaaaaaatgaaaatgtgttGTGCGTGGACAGTACTGCAGCTGCAAATATAAGGTAATCACGTAGTAGGAAATACATTTAAAACTGGCGCCTAGAACTGNCTGAAAATGTGTTGTACGTGGAGAGTACTGCAGCTGCAAATATAAGGTAATCACGTAGTAGGAAATACATTTAAAACTGGCGTCTAGAACTGCAATTAACATATCTGTTTTTTAGATTTGAAGAAATGTAGAGAGGTGATTGATAAATTTGAATAGTTTAACAAGGAACTAGCTGGATAGTTGGTCCAGTGGTTTGAAATGGTTGAAGAGCCCACGTTACCAATCAAAATTTGAGTAGCTCATGTATCACTAGAAGTTTCAATTCTCTGAATAATGCTGCAGAGCTTAGCTTTTTCTAGAGAGG comes from Solanum pennellii chromosome 1, SPENNV200 and encodes:
- the LOC107011315 gene encoding probable inactive leucine-rich repeat receptor kinase XIAO produces the protein MSKSRTSVFFFLFLFLLSSVQSIPPSTDILALQAFKAAIKPSSIPSYSCLGSWNFTTDPCSVPRVTHFTCGLSCSSGNRVTELTLDPAGYTGTLSPLVSKLTQLVTLDLQNNNFYGPIPSSLSSLPNLKNLVLRLNSFSGSVPPSLTSLKSLLSLDLSHNLISGLPNSMNELTSLRRLDLSYNKLTGSLPKLPPNLLELAAKANSLSGPLLKSSFYGLNQLEVVELSENSLFGTIETWFFQLPSLQQIDMANNSFTLVKISNVVNLNSDLVAVDLGFNKIEGYLPVNFAIFPRLSSLTLRYNKFRGPIPLQYSKKATLKRLYLDGNFLNGSPPAGFFGRETSVTGSLGDNCLQKCPISSQLCLKSQKSTSICQQAYGGKPKS